In the genome of Neofelis nebulosa isolate mNeoNeb1 chromosome 8, mNeoNeb1.pri, whole genome shotgun sequence, one region contains:
- the LOC131483653 gene encoding malignant T-cell-amplified sequence 1, with amino-acid sequence MFKKFDEKENVSNCIQLKTSVIKGIKNQLIEQFPGIEPWLNQILPKKDPVKIVRCHEHIEILTVNGELLFFRQREGPFYPTLRLLHKYPFILPHQQVDKGAIKFVLSGANIMCPGLTSPGAKLYPAAVDTVVAIMAEGKQHALCVGVMKMSAEDIEKVNKGIGIENIHYLNDGLWHMKTYK; translated from the coding sequence ATGTTCAAGAAATTTGACGAGAAAGAAAATGTGTCGAACTGCATCCAGTTGAAAACCTCCGTTATTAAGGGCATTAAGAACCAGTTGATAGAGCAATTTCCAGGTATTGAACCATGGCTTAATCAGATCTTGCCTAAGAAAGATCCGGTCAAAATAGTGCGATGCCACGAACACATAGAGATCCTTACGGTAAACGGAGAGTTACTGTTCTTTAGACAAAGAGAAGGCCCTTTTTATCCGACCCTGAGGCTACTGCACAAATACCCTTTCATCCTGCCGCACCAGCAGGTCGATAAAGGAGCCATCAAGTTTGTACTCAGTGGAGCCAATATCATGTGTCCAGGCTTAACCTCTCCGGGAGCTAAGCTCTACCCGGCCGCGGTAGATACGGTTGTGGCAATCATGGCCGAGGGGAAGCAGCATGCGCTGTGTGTCGGGGTCATGAAGATGTCCGCAGAGGATATTGAGAAAGTCAACAAAGGCATCGGCATCGAGAACATCCATTACCTAAACGACGGGCTGTGGCACATGAAGACCTACAAATGA